Below is a genomic region from Cynocephalus volans isolate mCynVol1 chromosome 14, mCynVol1.pri, whole genome shotgun sequence.
TTCCTGGCCCTCCCGGAAGTTGCTGCACAGTCGTTTCCGGGGCGGTGTGAGAAGGAGCAGGACTCCGAATGGGTCGTAGTCGCAGTCGCTCTCCACGCAGGGGTGAGTCCAGAGGCAATGCAGGAGGGCCTGGGGCTCGGTTGGGCGCGCGTCCCTTTGCTTTCAGTACCAGGGCAGCAGAGAAGGGGGCCCTTTTCTCCTGAGGAGGAAAGCGAGGGGCTAATGGGGGCACGAAGACCTGGGCCCTACACTCTTCAGTCCGGGCTCTCTGGGCCGAAggccattttttgtttttgttattgttttttttcccttctgaatTAGGGTTTCGCCTACTCTTTGTCAGCCTCATACAATAACTGTTACTATACCTGTGGCCAGTGGGTTTAGAATCAAACCACAGTTCCTTCACTTACTTTCTGGGTGACCGTGGGCAAGTCACCCAACCTTTCTGAGTTAAATTTCCATAATCCGTCTTTTAGGGTAATATTATCTACCCTTAAAAACTGATGTGAGAATAAATGTCACATCCCATAATACTCAGTATGTGATgatgcctagctcttagatgctcagtaagtgttagttTCCTGACtagtttatttactcatttatttttcacgtttacccatttattatgaAGGACGTTACAGGGGAGCCGGATGGAGAGAGGCAGGGGgcgaggggtgggaggaggggcgCGAGGATCACGCCTCCCCGGGCGCGCTTGACCCGGGTGTAAAATAGGGAAATGGAGTTCTGAGCCTGGGGAGCTCCTCTTGTAATGTCTTCTGAACTCCAGCCCCATGAATGAGGTAGTGCGAGGTGAGGCTCAGGAGATCTAACTTAGACCCTCGGTTCGGCCCTGGCTACTTTTTGTCACTTAGAACTAGTCAAGGCTCTATTTTCTTCAAAGTTAACgcgagcacttgaaatgtggctcatCCAAACTGAGAAGTGCTGTACGCATAGTATACACACTGGATTTCCTTGATTTCgtactaaaaataaaagagagaatgtAAAGTATCTTACTaatgaatttttatattgattacatgtggAAGTCGTAGTAGGGGTATATTGGGTCAGATAACATTCATTAATGAAATTGATTCCTCCCGTTTCTTTGTACGATTTTACGTGACTACAGAAATGGCTCGCATTGTATTTCAGTTGGGCGGGTCAGCTCTGGATATTTCAGGTGATTTCTGGCTCTCcagttttgtgtgtttgtgttagAACGTAGGCGGTCCCGGTCCACCTCCCGGGAGAGAGATCGCAGGCGCAGAGAACGGTCGCGATCGCGGGACAGAGAGCGGAGGAGGAGCCGCTCGCGATCCCCGCACCGAAGACGCTCCAGGTAAGTGCAGAAGGTGAGCTGGAAGCTTTACAAGTCTCAGGGAAACTGGTCGCAGCCGGCGACTTTGTGTTGCTCAATTACGAGAGAATTTACAGTTTCCTGAAATGGGGGAAACTTAATCCCACCTTATTCTGGAGCTGACATTCTCCTTGGTAAAATGGGTTAATAACGCTCTCAACATCATAAAGTTGTCTTGAGGAGTAAATGAGAAGTAATGCATAAAAACCACTTAGAATGGTGCTTAGCGAGAGTAAGAAATaagtgttttgcattttttgctttttattaactttttggtGATAAGGATTTATTCAAGTATATAATCCAGAGTGTGAGATCTTGGAAGAACCTTAGAAATGAACTGATTCTTTTTTTGAATTTCCGGCAGCTGGCTTGTAGgggggttccaaacccttgaccttgctgttaacAACACCTGCTCTAACCACTTGAATAACTGGTCAGCCCGAACTCTGATTCTTAATAAGCatcaattgctttttaaatcagcTCTTTGTGTATAATTATTAGAaacttttaagttaaatttttgtCTCACAAAACTTTCTAGCCATAGCTGTATTGAGTGCAACTGACCATTAAGCAGTGATTAAGCAATAAAccgtatttttaatttttttgttaacaACGAGAGCCTAGGCAGAACCTTCTTCCTTGCTCTGCTATGGGGAAGGGACTCCTGGTTCTCTGTAGCCTGGCTTGTGTTCTGCCTTCACTTTTCAGGAACTCATGTATATCTGTGCTGATCGACACAAAGTCGCCATTATATCTGCCTCTAACATCTTTACTTAATGAATATTAGATCTCCAAGACGACATAGATCCACATCTCCTTCCCCTTCTCgactgaaagaaagaagagatgaggaaaagaaagaaacaaaagaaacaaaaagcaaagaacgTCAGATTACTGGTAATGTTATTAGATAAATAACTGTAGGAAAAATACAGCCTTGTTTAGATAATTTCCATCATGATAAAATTATGAAGTAtaatttttgaacatttaaatATTAGGCTTTTTATAGTGTTTATTGCATATGATTTTGAGGGTTTTAATTGTACCTTACTGAGTTGCTGGTTATCTGTGGTGCTCCTGATATAATCTAGGGAGGGTAGTTAAAAACATGAGAATATTCTATTTTGGAAGTATCTTTAAAACTAAATAGATGGTGTTATACATGTAATATTAAAGGTGGACCTGCCTAAAGGCTCCGAGGAGAACAGAATCCTTTCTTCCACCCTAAGTTACATTCTGTCCAAATTTAAGAGGAATTTTTACATTAGACTTGTCTTTAGCTAATCGTTTTGTGTGTTCTCTGCTGGTGAGGTGGAATGACTATTAATCTGTTGCCACAGATTATAATTAATCTCAttatattgtgtgtatatatgtgtgtatacgtatataaatgagagtttaaaaaaatcatttatttttgcaGAGGAAGATTTAGAGgggaaaacagaggaagaaatagaaatgatGAAGTTAATGGGATTTGCCTCTTTTGACTCCACAAAAGTAAGTAAAACATACAACTAGTTAAACATTCTGATTTGAATTAATCCATTAAGACTGTCctatttttccatattattttacTATCACTTGTAATTTCTTCCATTGCTACAAGTTTATTTGTACGACAATAACCGTTTCAAGGACTTTGAGAGCATGGAGGAAGAAGCAGTGGActgctgtaggaattcagggagAGTTTGCCATGGATGATGTTTGCAttagaattttttccttttttttggcagctggctggtacagggattgaatcctggaccttggtgttagcagcaccacactctaaccgactgagctaccCAGCATTGCATTAGATCTTAAAGGGCAAGTAGAGATGATAAGACAAAGAAGGGGAGGAAGATCATTTAAAGTAGAGGGAAGAGCTTATGAAAATGTATGTAGGTGTGAAGGAGTTTAGCGTATTGTGGGAATTTCAAATTCGGTGATTGGTAAAATGGTGCCAATGGGCTAGTGACTATGACTGAGTCTAGAAGTAGAAGTACGAGTCAAATTTCGGAGGGCTTTTGATGCCCTTAGCCATGCTAAGAAATTTAGAGTTGATTCTTTAGGTGTTGAGGAGCAAGAATTTTAATCAAGGGAGTGACACGATTATAGGTGTGTTTAAAAAAGCTGACTCTGCGGGCAGCATGGAGCACAGACAGGTTGGATTCAAGGCAAGGAGAACTGAGTGGTGCAAGTGAAAGATGATGAAGGCCTGAGCTGAGTGGAGAACCACTCAGGCGATGGGGGGAGTGGGAGTGAGTAGTCAGTGCCGCCTCTGAGGTGGCAGGCTGGGGAGCCTGCAGAGTACAGTTAACCGAGAACAGGGCTGCAGGGAAGAGAACTGCTGggaaacagaagaatgaaattcagctGCCAGATGAAGATGACAGTGGGCAGCTGCATATGTGTCTCACAGCCCAGAGGGGAACAGATTGGAGAGAGAATGCTGTCTAATCTTCATCGTAATACCAGGAATATAgggaatggggaaaggggagattATGCGGAGgcaaggaggagggaaagagagagagacagggaaatagggggagagagagaaataggagAGACGGAGAGACTGTACAGAGAGGaaatgggaggaggggaggaaggaggatggaaagagagagagcttgtatggaaagaatatattttttaaaatctcttttctagaattttaagtCTTTCCATTTAGTTTTGTAAATGGAAATTgagatttttcagaaaaattgtcaaaaataattcatttcaCCTAATCTTGAGTTCCATTGAGTTATTAATGGAGTGGGGTAATCTCAGATTCTATAAGAGTTTCTAACTAATGTGATTTGTGTAGTGCTCACATTTTAAAGTGACAGTGTATAACTTAGGAGTTACTGAGGCATGGCTGTTTTGAGGTGAAAAAATTAAGATCGAGCTCTTGTTCTTGGAATAGTTATGTGAACCCTATTTTGGAATTTAATGCTGTTTATGTatcagctttttttctttgaatacaccaaattcttatttgtttttccaaatagTGTTTTATAAGTgaaatggtttatttttaatatatatgttgGGCGAATAAAAATATCTCCAGAGTAAAGCaactataattttattgtttttagaagAATGGGTAGGGAACTTActggaattgttttctttgttttcttagttttactATTGCCTGATGGTGTATTTGAAGTTCCTGAGAGGCAGATGTAAAAATGAAGCCACTCTTCATTTTTTCAGTGCTGAAGGTGTttgtttataaaggaaaaattaggTTAGCATTCATAGATCCTATAAAAATTATGGAGTACCATGAGTGCGAATgatgttacttgttttttgatAACATTTATGAGGATGTTAATTTAATTTATAGGCAGTTGGCTTCATGGCTACCAATTCTAAAGTCTCTCAGCTCATTTGTGTTTCTCAGTAATGTGTATCCTGTGATGTTTCATCTTTGATCTATTGTGAGACCTATTCATGTGCAAATGTAGTCACTTATTTTcccttcagttttttaaaaaaaatttttggcagctggctagtgtGGGGATGTTCCTATTTTAACATTCTTCTAGAAAGTTTCAAAATTTGGTTATATTTATTAATAGGTAATTTTCTATTCCAGCACATGTTTAAATAGAATAGGGACAATAATATGCAACCCTGCAAATAGTTTCCAAAAATCAATAAGGCTTTAGGAATTGATCTTAGTAAAAAGGttagcatcattttctttttttgcaaggCCAGTCTTTCCAAGTCATGCCTACCTCTTATTCTTGGAAGGTCACAATCATACCTCAAGTAATTTGTCCAATATTGTTTTCCcagaaaatagataaaaacagGAATAGAAGAGTGAGtccaaatgtatttattttagctcTACTTCAAATATGTAGCTCACCTGTGCATGCTTTTAGGCCAGTTGTAAGAATCCTTTTTTTTGCCCTAATGCAGGTATCTAATAAGTATGCTACTAAtaatgggggaaggagagggtcaagaggggtgtgtgtgtgtgtgtgtgtgtgtgtgatgacaTTAGCTGGTAATGTTCACTTAACATTTTCTGAACACCTGCAAGTGGCCTAGGATGTGAGAATGCAAAAGTGATTCTCAGATATATCCTCCATCAGGAAGCTTGCAATCTCCCAGGGGAAATAATGTCATGATATACATCCCAGTAATGCAGAATAGAAAATGGAGGGCACTGTGAGGAGAGCACAGTTTATATCTTCAGGAGTTAGAAAAGAGGATGCTTCCTGGCAGCTGGGTCTTTAGAAttgggccttgaaggatggatGAGAACCAGACAGTTGAAGATTaggtggaggtggggaagacAATTCAGGCATGAGGAACATCATGGGGGCAAAGAGGATATTGTGAGTTAGGTTGGCTGGATCAGAAGACCTGTAAAGGAATTAGTGAAAAAGAGGGTAAGTGTCACATTCAGAAAGGCAAAGATGTGACACTTTACAACCTAATATTAGAGTCTATTATTCTGTATTCTGATTCTTAATTTAAAGATCAAAATTACAAGGCATGTGCAAGAAATGGGGTTTAGATGAGTGGTGATCATTCCAACTGTGATTTGAGAATATTATAAGCCAAGGTTGTAAGTTAAATTTTGTGTGAATGTAAATTTTTCTGGAGATAATATCCACAACTTTCATCTGATTCCAAAGGATTCTTTGACCAGAAAAGATTAGGATCTGCTACCCCACTTCCTGGCATACATTGCACCTAATACATATACCATGAATATGTGTTGGTTTGAATATTGGATTAATTGCTTATGTTTGACTATAAAAATATGGGCAGAGAGTTATAACACTTCGGAGTTCATGGGATATCATCAGaatctgaacatttttttctccatcattGGGCTTTCTCTTAAAAGGAGGTTGCCATGTAAGTGTATCTACGGGATTCAGCTCTTTGATCCAGGCATTTAATTATCCttcctatttttttgtttattgtttttctctagGGGAAGAAGGTGGATGGCTCTGTAAATGCCTATGCCATAAATGTGTCTCAGAAGAGGAAGTACAGGTATGCATAACCCCCATTATTATGTTTGAACTAATGAAGTCAATTTTCATACTTGGAAAAGAGTTTTATTATGGGATAATCATGTTTGTAGGAAATGTAGCAGTTTTCCATACTGTCCCTTGTTTTAATGGGGTATTATCTTCATTGTTTATATTCTGGTGTTAAAATCGTTTTCAAGTTTACATGTGAGCTAATAGCTGTTAGAGAAAGGGTAGTTGGCTTAAATGTTAGAAGGCTATTGATAGTAATTTCCTCAAAAAAGCATAATCTCAAGAATTTGAGCtttgattttattataattatagttttaaaatagatCCCTCCTGAACTATTTACCTAGATTGATTGTGTAAGGATTCCAGCTATAAATATATTCTTCTTTTAAGTGtaggtatattttatttgtacCACAGATTTGGAACAAACCAATTCATGCTTGAAATCTCACTGAATTCTTAATGAATGAAAAAGCCAAAACATGTTCaaacatttcctttctcttcacctTAATGACTGATAAAACACTAATATTCCAATTAATTTAGACTATGAATAATGTGATTTGAGAATACTGTGAGCTAAGGTACTAGAATCATCGTGGACAGTCTTGTAAAATTACTTCCAAATCAGGTCTTATGGGGAGAACCATTACAGTGTGCAACTGAATTTGTTTGATGGGTGCTTTCTATTTCCTTAAACTAGGTGTTTAGTGTTACCTAAAATAAATATGAGttttcaactgattttttttttaagtcgtAAAATCTTTCCAAATACTTCTGAAAGTATACTTTCATACTGCTCTTTGGAATTTAAAGAAATCTGGAGGCTTTGgcttattttgaaagtaaaattatttcttcttaatgTACATTAAATAACCTTGAATAGTTTCTACCCTAGACTTTGCCATTTTAAAGATGGTTAATAAGTTTAATCTGTGAAGCATGTTATTATGTTTTGTAAGAGTaatccagaattttttttaaataaacaatgaattttctcttctcatcacAGGCAGTACATGAATCGAAAAGGTGGATTCAACAGACCTTTGGATTTCATTGCATGAGAATTGAAATATTGAAGAATTACTTTTCTTCCCCTCATCTTGGTCAGAGTGGattttgtatttcatatttaATATGCATCAAAAACAGGATCTCAGTTCTTCCTCATAAAGTAAGAAAATCTTATTTATGATGAATGCAGTTTTCTTACCTTGCCTCAAAAAAGAAAggttaaatattacatttttttcttttaggaaatatCATTTGAGGCAGTCATCAACCCCATTTTGTTAGTCCTAATTCCTGTGGAAGCtgtgtatgttttcttcttggaTGCTCgttaggactttttaaaaaacattaatgtaATTTGGATGTAAGTTTCTCCAATAAAGCAATATTTCTACCCTTTTATATTTgatcaatatttttattactagataaaagaaaatactagaaaatactAGTAATACTAATTTCTAGTATTACTAGAAAATACTCcctgggtattttcttttttcatacatAGATTTAGATATCTTGATTCTTAATAGTTTAAAAATTGGAagaatggctggttagctcagttggttagagcaccttataacaccaaggtcactggtgCGTATCCccgcaccagccagctgcaaaaacaagtaaaaattggcttccagtcaaggtggcggaatagatggttcccagcgtcactctctcccacaaatcaatgaatttgcaactataaaaatgtaacatcagccaggctggggctgctggagttcaggggaagaggaggagagacctgtggaactcatggaggcaggagaaaacacgaagagagaaagaaaaaactgctctcagcatttcaGGCTGCagccgctttaatgctggagcacatggagcaggaggtggcagaagccacagctgtgccctttagatggaactacttggaggaaggggagaagaggactttggtggcccccaggacagcaagaccactaacagggttcctgtggacccacgcaggagtgaggagccagaaaagctgaaaaaggggagccactcagaggccagtgagtcatcacaagggaccagcgtggcccgtcccatgggaagtgtttggagcacaggcggtgggggagacgggcccaccagaggaacactgggacacGGCAAGGACTGCTGATCTATACCCTAGTCAGTGTAGGACCaatcagaggagactggtcgggaatgcagaattgcatggggtgcagtttgatgaaaaaactcaggcccagatcagagtttctacacaacccaggtgcaacGAGTacctggagagccggaagtacctgtaaggtcaaccattaaaccctgagctgcacaaaaagtcttccctagggaaacagcagcaaaacagcaatttactcaaccacacagctcaagtactggttcccacaggaagttcctccacgTTAGAAGTAAGCATAGGACAAAAAGTTGGTTCCAACCCAGACATGCcagcaatgccttggggcccaccatgGGACATGACGCATGGAGTCAGGGGCAGGTCCCCGCTCACAACCACTCACAagaccagcaccttggggccctgcccaggaacccaaggattagagctgggaccagaccccactcccacatccaggcacaccttgccagctCCCCAGGGCCcgcccggggcatggagaaggggaccggacctccctcccacaaccaggcatgtctcgctagtgccttggggcctacccggggacctggggcatgaagaaggggagcagacccccctcccataaccaggcacaccacgccagtgcttCGGGGCAGTCCCAGGGTATGGATACGGGGACCGaaccccccttcccacaaccaggcgtACCGTGCCAGTGCTTCAGGGTCTGCCCTGGGaactggggcatggagaagaggaccggacccccctcccacagccaggcacactgcaccagcaccttggggccggCCTAGGGACCCGGGGTCAGGAGCTGGGGACCTGATCCCACTCCCATAACCGGGCACGCTGGGACTGCGCATCAGGGCCATACCCAGGGGCCTGagggatggagaaggggaccggacccctctcccacaaccaggcacactgtgccagctccTCAGGGCTTGCCCaagggcctgaggcatggagaaggggtccAAACCTCCcttctacaaccaggcacacctgaCCACCGCCTTGGACCCTGCCCTGGGATctggggaatggagaaggggactggacctacctcctacaaccaggcaccccatgccagcgcatcagggcccacccggggaccgagggtatggagctggggactggacccccctcccacaaccaggcacaccgtgccagcacttTGGGACACACttggggacccggggcatggaacggggggatcagacactctccacaaccaagcactctgccagcaccatggagcaggccaaaaacgtctccatgtgggtggcccaccacagccaccacaataaccatggctgccatgaaggcggctagatgccacaaccaccacacagatggtccaccagccactggagtgagttgacacaaggagagtcaccagcagagataaagaaaggaggaggatgtctgtttccacagagcccatttcatagtgacgaaAGAGACATCTGCtgtatgatagtattgggggacccgatcacgcctctcagcattggacagatcatttgggcagcaaatcaacagagtaaccattattctttcagagggagagaagaaatctagggagaatagagggaggagggggagaggaagggggatgcGTTGGGATTGtacaggggcataaagaataattacaatttgtaacaatatatatgctagtaatattgatttgatcaacatatctcaatgttgaaaccccaaaatatgtataatcaattttgattcaataaaaattttttttaaaaaagtaaaacttgaaagaatgaaaaaatgtaaCTTTGAATTTTTGTATCTACCGTGTTTCCCCCCCCAAATATCACTTGTTGCTTTTCCCCCAATTTTAAAAGCAATGCATGCTTGGTAAAAAACTTGGGAGAaaccaaaagtaaaagaaaagccCCAAATCTCCTGTAATCCACTCCCAGAAATAATCAAggttaacattttggtatatgtCTTTTCAGGCTCTTGTGGGTGTGTTTCTCACCTACACCCATGAGATCATAATGTCTATACAGTTCTCTTTTTCTAACCCTTTTTCTCTGATGTACTATGAACATTTCTTTTATACTCTTAAATATTCTTTGGAAACTTAGCTTTGAGTAGGTACTTGgttgtaccataatttattaacTAATCCCTTATTGGTGAATATTGCTTGCTTCCCATGACTTGCTGTTGTAATTAAAATTGTGTGACTGCTGTCTGTTTctgttacatatatatttttgtagttGTTTATTTCCTCAGGCTCAGTTCGTAGACATGCTGGGTGTGTGCATACGTTTTAGGCTTTTGATATATATGACTAAAAGGTAACAACCAACTTTCTTACATCAATAAAGTATGGGCATTCTCATTtcatacacatgcacaaacattaggtataataatttattttaagtttccAATCTGATGGGTAAAATAACggtatttggttttatttttgtttagtttctagggaggataaatatttttaaaaatgttttagccatgggccggcctgtagctcactcgggagagtgtggtgctgataacaccaaggccccgggttcagatcccatacagggatggccggttcgctcactggctgagcgtgttgctgacaacaccaacaccaaagggttaagatcccct
It encodes:
- the SNRNP27 gene encoding U4/U6.U5 small nuclear ribonucleoprotein 27 kDa protein, producing the protein MGRSRSRSPRRERRRSRSTSRERDRRRRERSRSRDRERRRSRSRSPHRRRSRSPRRHRSTSPSPSRLKERRDEEKKETKETKSKERQITEEDLEGKTEEEIEMMKLMGFASFDSTKGKKVDGSVNAYAINVSQKRKYRQYMNRKGGFNRPLDFIA